From the genome of Solanum pennellii chromosome 6, SPENNV200:
CTTTTTCTGCTTCTTCTAAGAAAGCAGTGAGATTTTGATCCATTTGGGTCATACCCATTTCCAAATCTGGACTAGCTTCAACATCTTTCATGGCGGCTTTCTTCAGATCAATGTAGCTTGTGAAGGATTTTGTCATCAAATCATTCATCTTGAATTGGTTTTTTTGAGAGAGATTTgcagaaaaatgaagaaaaggaAGGGAATTTGGACAAAACAGAGAGAATTTAGCAGTGATTGAAAATGGTTAAGGAGAATCAATAGGCTATAAAGAGGAAGATTGAGGCATGGGGGTGAGATTAAGGAGAAAGATAGCCGTTGGAAGATCTTTTGTGTAACGGCTCTATTttgttttgaataaaataagGTTTTCTTGGATCCTCATATGTTGGTCATGCATATTGCAAACACTTATTTTGGAAGCCATAAGATTTGTCTACTTTAgaatttttatcatctttttgttaaactctaaaaaaaaatatattaaaatatgatatattttccAATTTCAGTTGATATATCTATTATTATAAAGTGATTCACCTACACACTTATTCTGTTGTTAAATAAATGATTTGAATTAACCttattgttatataaataactCAAATATACTATTTTTGTCAAACGAAAGtgaaaaaattttttttaattctttttaattaaaaaatcaagcAAGGGCACATTAGGTCTTCCTAGTTAAGTCTGGGTATATTTTATCCTTCTGGTAAAGTTTGGGATGTATATGATCATCTCAGACGTGAATTTTTTCACTTGTTTGATTGAATGACTAATTTGAGTTAGgtttattatttgagtttcttgttatgtttcatttttaaaattcgtTTTTAGTGGGAAACTATGCGGAAAAAACAAAGTGtgaatggaaaagaaaaaaaaattaagagcaTTTTTACGGTTATAATgtattttatcttttgtatATGTGACAAAAATCAAGgcatttataataaattttataagaaaatgagtgaaaataaatttgatcatcaaaaaaaagtttagtcgatattaaattataaagcTTTTTCAAGAGGAATTTTACATTAGCATATTATGTTAGTGCgcaaggttttttttttggttagtgTGCAAGTTACGCTTcaattatattcaaaaaataaaataaaaatatagttggttcataataaaaaaaaattggagtcAATATTCTCAAGCTAAATATaccatataatataaataaagggAGTCTTAGTAGCTATTCATATCTAACTGCAAGATATTTTAAGAATCTGAGGCACCAAAATAAACACCATATCTAATGTCATACTGATTCTTAGATTAAATGGTGGTTAACCAAATGGTGACTCATACAATAATCACtatattaacatttgatgtTGTATGAGTAATGTAAAGACATTCTAATAAAACTCAAGTAAGGTGGGTGATAGGGACATAATTTcttcttaagaaaattaaagtaaacgCGCAAAGAAGACAGAAACCTTTTTGAAGTTCAGATAAACCTCTTATTCGAATTTGTCCTGATTTTCTTACCTTCAAAAACGAGAATGACATTACGATTTCCAAACATGCAACTCATTTCCAGAAAAAATGCTCTGGACTTCAACTATACGCAGAATTTAGTACAAATACCTTGGAAAATAGGGAGGCGTCGAGATAATGCAACACAAAAGCCAAATGATTGAAGTATTCACAAGTTCAAACAGTGTATATACATATCCTCATTCAGTCATTCTCCACTAGAAGGAAAGTAAAATTAGAAGCAGTTAGATAAAGAGGCAAAAAAAACGAGGATGAATAAAGATGCTGTAAATGGTGATCCTTAGATATTTACTTTCTCTTTCGACCACGACCACGACCCCTTCTGGCTGGAACACCTTTTGAAGTGCCAACATCATCCTTCTCCACTTCTTCCCCACTTATTTCCTCATCACTTCCCTCATCAAAGGTCTCAGTTCTGTCCGTAGATTGTGCGTCCTCTTCTACTGGCTCTTCAACAGAGGTTGCCTGTTTCGAGAGCTTATCGCGAAGTTCTCtgagttttttcttctttgcgtTCAGAACTCCAAGAAACTGGAAGAGGAAGGAACACAGGTCATGACCTATCATGGAATAACTTTTTGGGGTATCCAGCTCCTAAGCCTAATTAAACCATTCCAGAACAAACTACAAAGCGTTGCAGAAAGAGCTTGAATACATATACAAGGTCaagagaaagagtaaaatcataataaattcGAACAAACCCgtgaaaataataaacaaatcttAGTGCTTGGTCTGAAAACAGCACCTTTGCATATATTGCAGATTCaaattcttctttctctttGCTGAGTTTCTCGCTTTGTGTTAAACATTTTTCTGCCTCCACCTTCATCCTCTCAAATGACTCAGTTTTACTGACAACTTCATCCTATTTATATCAAATAAACTCGTGAAAATTTGAATCAAATAAACTCGTGCGAGTTTTACCATGTACATAGATCTTCAGATGAGACAAAcagataattaatatttttcaaaacagaATCTCAAAGTGAACTGTATACAACCTCGTTccatttcaatcaaatttaaaaaactgTAAAAGCATACCACACAACAGAACCATATAGACTGTTGTTTAGTTGGAAGACAACTTAAGTGGCAAGATTTTTTAAAGCAGAGATAACAGAAATCATATGATTGCTGTTTAGAtggaaggaagaagaagaaacaacatTTTCTAAAGCTGAGATATCAGTAAATCAAGATGAAAGGAAAGAAGACATTCAGTTCACTAtgttaaatatgatatataaaaggCAGGAAGTAATTGTAGTAACTCGCATATTCACTCTGTATATACTACCTTTTCCTTGCACTGGTGAGAAGTAAGCTAACACCACCTACaacaaaaaatgttttcaaattgttctctttatataaaaatattcataatgGGATGGACTTAGAGCTCTCCGGAAAGAAGGCTCAAATGGGATTGATTCACAATCTTTTTACAAAGTCTAGGCATATTAAGGAAAAGCATGGCAACATGGTGTCCACTAAGAATGACACTAAACAAAATCCCAAGTATATTCATTCTAGAAGCTGCAGAACAAGATGATTCCACTTTCATGCTCCAAGAGAAAAAAATGGGCACCAAGCTCAAATGAGAGGCAGATCTAAGGAAACCAATCGCTGCAGCAAGCCAGCAACAGTGCAACCAACTATTGCCAGACCACCTAAATCCACAGAGATTATGAAAGGGAACTGTAGGCACGGATACTGAACTACTACATCCTCCACCAACATTTCTAAGAACAGATTTGCTAAAATTCATGGCAATAACGTTAACACTGGCTGTAATGCATGTCATGCATAAAAGTTCCTGATCACTTAGGCTCATCTGATTATCAGAGAGTAGATTTTAAGACGGCAGATTGATAAAAATTCAAGTAAACTGAAAAAGTTCATGGAATAAATTGTAAGTTTAAataagacaaagcacatcaatCAGGATCATTACACTCAGTCTAATATTTGAATCCATGAGGAAGTCCAAGATATCAGCTGTAGTTTTTTTGCTATTAGACGACGATTGGCATTTCCACCGCCATTCCAGCTTAGTTCCTTCTTTCTCAAATGTCCATGAGAGCTACAAagatcaaagaaaaataatgggcTACATGGAAAGCACATCATAGCTTTTCAAACTTGCAATAATACCATAAAGATATATCGATTACATTGACTCCAccttaactaatttttttgctCTTTAGGACATTTGTTAAGCAGTTAAAAGCAAAGATGTGCTACAGTTGACTACAAAGATGTAGAGCACCACAATAGACTTTAAAAGGCAAGAATAACAATCTAAGCAGCTAGTGCACATGGCTAATATCACATTTTTAGTCAAGGCTCCAAGCTGATTACACACAGCCTCTTGCGCTATTGCGCTTAGAGATGGCAACAATGCTGTGTGGCCGTTTGGCAGTTTGataatttagttaaaaaatCATCCAACTCTTTAGCTTCGTTATGAACACAAATGTACTTGTTAGAATTCTACCCTCCTGAATTCTTCAAAGGAACACATACTAACAACTAGTTTGTGGCTACTTGAAGAAACTTTAACAGTAATTAATTTGAACAGCACTTTGTATTATTTGTAACTTTCAAGTAATACAAAGATTACAACGTTTAAGCTCtcaaggaattataaactctaattccttcTACTCAAAGACAAAAAACTACTCCCTAGTTTTCTATCTTCTCAATGCTTTTCAAGTACTATAACTTGTCAAGCAAATCTACTACCTAGATTGTAAACAAGACTCTTGAATACAATCTTTACAACTTTATGACTCAACTCGCAGCACTCAAAAGATTTTAACAAAACTCTCTCAACcctcttgatcgtgttttgaaGTTCTCTCTTTGTAGGTGCGCAAGTTTTTCTGATCAAAATAGCTCTCTATTTATAAACCAGAAATTCAGCCAATCCTTGTACAAATCAACTTGTATTTGTCTTCTACAAATCCTTGTTGACTTCTACTAACTCTTTTTCTCGAAAccttattgcactcaaatt
Proteins encoded in this window:
- the LOC114073826 gene encoding DNA repair protein XRCC4 isoform X1; this translates as MGSSSPQHTCLKLVISNKEQIFVKGTWFSSYFDLFITDGLHSWTCHASEEEVEERASQWDQPVSEYIDLGEKYLGFQQPGSVYGFDDAGTGHKRLSWTFEKEGTKLEWRWKCQSSSNSKKTTADILDFLMDSNIRLSDEVVSKTESFERMKVEAEKCLTQSEKLSKEKEEFESAIYAKFLGVLNAKKKKLRELRDKLSKQATSVEEPVEEDAQSTDRTETFDEGSDEEISGEEVEKDDVGTSKGVPARRGRGRGRKRK
- the LOC114073826 gene encoding DNA repair protein XRCC4 isoform X2, yielding MGSSSPQHTCLKLVISNKEQIFVKGTWFSSYFDLFITDGLHSWTCHASEEEVEERASQWDQPVSEYIDLGEKYLGFQQPGSVYGFDDAGTGHKRDEVVSKTESFERMKVEAEKCLTQSEKLSKEKEEFESAIYAKFLGVLNAKKKKLRELRDKLSKQATSVEEPVEEDAQSTDRTETFDEGSDEEISGEEVEKDDVGTSKGVPARRGRGRGRKRK